From a region of the Sesamum indicum cultivar Zhongzhi No. 13 linkage group LG3, S_indicum_v1.0, whole genome shotgun sequence genome:
- the LOC105159176 gene encoding probable protein phosphatase 2C 12 isoform X2: MFPLNHGVMELFDGHNGSAAAIYSKENLLNNVLSAIPPDLSSDEWVLALPRALVAGFVKTDKEFQERAQTSGTTATFVIIEGWVLTAASVGDSRGVFESAEGAIYYLSADHRLECCEEERERITASGGEVGRLNTGGGTEIGPLRCWPGGLCLSRSIGDMDVGEFIVPVPYVKQIKISSSGGRLIISSDGVWDALSAETAFDCCRGMPADAAAAQIVKEAVHVKGLRDDTTCIVVDIQPPEKPEPPKPPSKKQGKRVFKSMFRKKHSESSSQVDKEEYSEPDVVEELFEEGSASLSERLDSKYPVCNMFKLFMCAVCQVEIKPGEGISIHAGTADPRKSRPWDGPFLCSSCQEKKEAMEGRRPSGASRYSSGSE, encoded by the exons ATGTTTCCATTGAATCATGGTGTGATGGAG TTATTTGATGGCCACAATGGATCTGCAGCTGCCATATATTCCAAGGAGAATCTCTTGAACAATGTCTTGAGTGCTATTCCTCCAGATCTTAGCAGTGACGAATGGGTCTTGGCACTACCCCGGGCTTTGGTTGCAGGCTTTGTGAAAACTGATAAAGAGTTCCAAGAAAGAG CACAAACGTCGGGAACAACTGCCACCTTTGTAATAATTGAGGGATGGGTCTTAACAGCTGCATCAGTTGGTGATTCTCGTGGCGTCTTTGAATCTGCTGAAGGGGCAATATATTACCTGTCAGCAGACCATAGACTTGAATGCTGTGAAGAAGA GAGGGAAAGAATAACTGCAAGTGGTGGTGAGGTTGGTCGGCTTAATACTGGTGGTGGCACAGAG ATTGGCCCCTTGAGATGTTGGCCTGGTGGGTTGTGTCTTTCACGATCTATTGGAGATATGGATGTTGGAGAGTTCATAGTTCCTGTACCTTATGTGAAGCAAATAAAG ATATCGTCATCTGGTGGCAggcttattatttcaagtgaTGGTGTTTGGGATGCGTTATCTGCGGAAACAGCTTTCGACTGTTGCCGAGGGATGCCAGCAGATGCTGCAGCTGCACAGATTGTCAAA GAAGCCGTACATGTTAAAGGTCTTCGAGATGATACAACCTGTATTGTAGTAGATATACAACCTCCGGAGAAGCCCGAGCCTCCGAAACCACCATCAAAGAAGCAAGGGAAACGAGTCTTTAAGTCTATGTTCCGCAAAAAGCATTCAGAATCATCTTCTCAGGTCGACAAGGAAGAATATTCTGAGCCAGATGTGGTCGAGGAACTCTTTGAGGAAGGCTCTGCTTCACTTTCAGAAAG GTTGGACTCAAAGTACCCCGTCTGCAATATGTTTAAGCTGTTCATGTGTGCCGTCTGCCAAGTAGAAATAAAACCCGGAGAAGGCATTTCAATACACGCAGGAACAGCTGATCCAAGAAAATCACGGCCTTGGGATGGCCCTTTCCTTTGCTCGAGCTGCCAAGAGAAGAAAGAGGCCATGGAAGGGAGAAGACCTTCTGGAG CATCTAGATACAGTAGTGGAAGTGAATAG
- the LOC105159176 gene encoding probable protein phosphatase 2C 12 isoform X1, which produces MLPKSGDHHTVPLSVLLKRESANEKIERPEISHGQASQSKKGEDFTFIKTECQRVLGDGVTTYSVFALFDGHNGSAAAIYSKENLLNNVLSAIPPDLSSDEWVLALPRALVAGFVKTDKEFQERAQTSGTTATFVIIEGWVLTAASVGDSRGVFESAEGAIYYLSADHRLECCEEERERITASGGEVGRLNTGGGTEIGPLRCWPGGLCLSRSIGDMDVGEFIVPVPYVKQIKISSSGGRLIISSDGVWDALSAETAFDCCRGMPADAAAAQIVKEAVHVKGLRDDTTCIVVDIQPPEKPEPPKPPSKKQGKRVFKSMFRKKHSESSSQVDKEEYSEPDVVEELFEEGSASLSERLDSKYPVCNMFKLFMCAVCQVEIKPGEGISIHAGTADPRKSRPWDGPFLCSSCQEKKEAMEGRRPSGASRYSSGSE; this is translated from the exons ATGTTGCCTAAGAGTGGTGACCATCATACAGTCCCATTGTCGGTATTGTTAAAGAGGGAATCCGCCAATGAAAAGATTGAGAGGCCTGAAATTTCGCATGGCCAGGCCAGTCAGAGCAAGAAAGGCGAGGACTTCACGTTCATTAAGACCGAATGCCAACGGGTATTGGGTGATGGGGTCACCACATATTCCGTCTTTGCG TTATTTGATGGCCACAATGGATCTGCAGCTGCCATATATTCCAAGGAGAATCTCTTGAACAATGTCTTGAGTGCTATTCCTCCAGATCTTAGCAGTGACGAATGGGTCTTGGCACTACCCCGGGCTTTGGTTGCAGGCTTTGTGAAAACTGATAAAGAGTTCCAAGAAAGAG CACAAACGTCGGGAACAACTGCCACCTTTGTAATAATTGAGGGATGGGTCTTAACAGCTGCATCAGTTGGTGATTCTCGTGGCGTCTTTGAATCTGCTGAAGGGGCAATATATTACCTGTCAGCAGACCATAGACTTGAATGCTGTGAAGAAGA GAGGGAAAGAATAACTGCAAGTGGTGGTGAGGTTGGTCGGCTTAATACTGGTGGTGGCACAGAG ATTGGCCCCTTGAGATGTTGGCCTGGTGGGTTGTGTCTTTCACGATCTATTGGAGATATGGATGTTGGAGAGTTCATAGTTCCTGTACCTTATGTGAAGCAAATAAAG ATATCGTCATCTGGTGGCAggcttattatttcaagtgaTGGTGTTTGGGATGCGTTATCTGCGGAAACAGCTTTCGACTGTTGCCGAGGGATGCCAGCAGATGCTGCAGCTGCACAGATTGTCAAA GAAGCCGTACATGTTAAAGGTCTTCGAGATGATACAACCTGTATTGTAGTAGATATACAACCTCCGGAGAAGCCCGAGCCTCCGAAACCACCATCAAAGAAGCAAGGGAAACGAGTCTTTAAGTCTATGTTCCGCAAAAAGCATTCAGAATCATCTTCTCAGGTCGACAAGGAAGAATATTCTGAGCCAGATGTGGTCGAGGAACTCTTTGAGGAAGGCTCTGCTTCACTTTCAGAAAG GTTGGACTCAAAGTACCCCGTCTGCAATATGTTTAAGCTGTTCATGTGTGCCGTCTGCCAAGTAGAAATAAAACCCGGAGAAGGCATTTCAATACACGCAGGAACAGCTGATCCAAGAAAATCACGGCCTTGGGATGGCCCTTTCCTTTGCTCGAGCTGCCAAGAGAAGAAAGAGGCCATGGAAGGGAGAAGACCTTCTGGAG CATCTAGATACAGTAGTGGAAGTGAATAG
- the LOC105159177 gene encoding uncharacterized protein LOC105159177, with the protein MWGFGEKVYWGMKERGKREGIVVVFAWVPSEDKHLKNYVHLYSSLGWNSLVCHSQFLNLFFPDKATSLALEVVNELVQELKLRPCPVVFASFSGGSKACMYKVLQTIEGKCDEQINLDDYRLIRDCVSGHIFDSAPLDFASDLGTRFALHPTVLKMSRPPPLVSWIANGISSSLDALFLGRFESQRADYWQTLYSTVGMVAPYLILCSEDDNLAPFQVICNFATRLKDLGAEVKLVKWKRSSHVGHFQHHPEEYKAAVTDLLSKAAMRYSQRMRQLEGEKLGMEGTHDEISDPFCHLRKAAAISTQSFQRIALDLNDHFLLPSSLEYHEDRDVGSVPDERKERYVPLSSRPKISAHGVLGQFLFDACVPKNVEDWDLRSAASLRRVPFASGRRHSPFNPIKCIRRARL; encoded by the exons ATGTGGGGTTTTGGAGAAAAGGTTTATTGGGGAATGAAGGAGAGGGGAAAACGGGAAGGAATAGTTGTTGTGTTTGCATGGGTGCCAAGTGAGGATAAGCACTTGAAGAATTATGTTCATCTCTACTCCTCTCTTGGATGGAATTCCCTTGTTTGCCACTCCCAATTCCTCAATCT ATTCTTTCCAGATAAAGCTACATCATTGGCACTAGAAGTCGTCAATGAACTTGTTCAA GAGCTAAAACTCCGGCCGTGCCCTGTTGTGTTTGCATCGTTTTCTGGTGGCTCTAAAGCTTGCATGTACAAGGTTCTTCAG ACAATCGAGGGGAAGTGTGATGAGCAAATCAATCTG GATGACTACCGGCTTATCAGAGACTGCGTTTCTGGCCACATATTTGATTCTGCTCCATTGGATTTTGCAAGTGACTTGGGCACTCGTTTTGCTCTCCACCCAACTGTTCTTAAAATGTCACGTCCTCCACCCCTGGTGTCATGGATTGCAAACGGCATTTCTTCCAGTCTAGATGCACTCTTTCTTGGAAGATTTGAATCACAACGAGCTGATTATTGGCAAACTCTCTACTCCACTGTT gGCATGGTGGCTCCGTATCTCATATTGTGTTCAGAAGATGACAATCTTGCTCCGTTTCAAGTAATCTGCAATTTTGCTACTAGGCTTAAAGACCTTGGAGCTGAAGTTAAACTGGTTAAATGGAAGAGATCATCTCATGTAG GCCATTTTCAACATCATCCCGAAGAATACAAGGCAGCTGTGACTGACCTACTCAGCAAAGCTGCTATGAGATATTCTCAAAGAATGCGACAACTTGAAGGGGAGAAGCTGGGCATGGAAGGCACACACGACGAGATTTCCGACCCATTTTGCCACCTGAGAAAAGCAGCTGCAATATCGACCCAGAGCTTCCAGAGAATTGCCCTCGACTTGAATGACCATTTTCTCCTGCCCAGTTCCTTAGAATATCACGAGGATCGCGACGTTGGATCTGTTCCGGACGAACGTAAAGAACGTTACGTACCATTGTCCAGCCGACCAAAAATCAGCGCCCATGGGGTTCTCGGTCAGTTCCTCTTTGATGCTTGTGTCCCAAAGAACGTTGAAGACTGGGATCTAAGATCTGCAGCCTCGCTGAGACGAGTCCCATTCGCCTCCGGACGAAGGCATTCTCCTTTTAATCCAATAAAATGCATTAGGCGTGCAAGATTATGA